The genomic region AAATCCAAGCCTCCATACtcccatgtactttttccttATAAATTTGGCCTTACTGGATATTGTCTCCACCTGCACTGTGGTGCCTAAGTTGCTGCAAAACCTAGTAAGCAAGAACACCATTTCCTATGGTGGCTGCATGGCTCAGATATATTTCCTAACTTGGTGTTTGGTGGCTGAACTCTTGCTTTTCACAGCCATGGCCTATGATCGGTATGCAGCCATCTGCCAGCCCCTCCACTACAGCACTATCATGAGCAAGACAGCTTGCTGTCTCATAGCATCTGCAGTGTGGGCTATCAGTGCGATCAATATAACAATACAGATCACCATGACTATTCGATTGTCCTTCTGTGGTCCCAATGCCATTGATGATTTCTTTTGTGAGATTACTCCATTATTTCCTCTCTCCTGCACTTCAACTGATGTCAACAGTGCAATGATATTTGCAGCAGACATGTTCTTTGCTATTTTCACTTATCTGCTCATCCTGGTGTCTTATGGTTTCATCATCTCCAGCATCTTAAAGATCCAGaccaaggaagggaagaagaaggcatTTTCCACTTGTTCCTCCCACCTTATTGTGGTTACCATGTATTGTTGCActatactttatatatacattcTTCCTGCTTTTGGTCAGTCtctgaagaaaggcaaaatagcTGCATTGTTTTATACCACTGTGGCCCCAGCCTTGAACCCCCTGATCTACTCCCTGAGAAACAAGGATGTCAAAATAGCACTCAAGAAATTATGTCCATTCCTTAGGAAATAATTGATCATTTGGCAAACCGATACAGCTGCAAAAATGGGATTAAGAATATATTTGAAACAAAATTGTACATAGATTACAGCCACGATGAGTTTATACGTCATTTCTCCTGGTAGGCAATGCTCCTGAACTCAGGGTGTACTCTTAGGCAAACCTGCTAACTCCCTGTTACattttttcttgaagacttttaATGAAGAAAAAGTCAGAATGTCTCCAAAGAATGGCACAGAAACATTTGAAGTACCACACTAGGTCAGATCCATGGTTTAGGCAGAACTAAATTTTGTTGCCAAGACACATACTAAGAgataattcatttcaattcacgGTTGTGTATTCTCACTGACATCAAATAATTAGGTGAGACTTATTGGAATTTTTATGATGAACTTGATAGACTGCAGATGCAATGCAAAAGGCCTCAATTATTTCTCTTACCCCACAAAAGGACTTTCTTTGATTTAACTGAGGAGTAAAGAAAAGGCGTCTCTTTACTCTCTCCTCATCCAAAGGAAAGGGTTGCAACTAAGGCTGATGGTACTAGAGACCTTTGATGACTGTGACAATagaaaaggtgaaaagaaagGCCACCAGGATGAAGGAAAGGTCCTCAACTTGATTCTGTCTGGAAGTAGAGTCCTGAGGCCTCagtacaaaaaaattaattttattatttattatttatttattattttattattccagGAATGATTAAATCACCAACctagaagacaaaaataaacaaaaaaacctataatcagaatcctcaaagaaaaaagtatgtCCACAAGACTATGTataattctaaaggaaaaaaatgatgaaatttttAAACTATAAAAGAAATGACACTTATGGAACGGAAAAGAGTATGGATTTATATaatagctactatgtgccaggcactgtgttaagcaattttttgcaaatatcatctcatttgattctctccaCAACCTGAAAATACACATTGTGATCATccacattttgcagttgaggaaacacacaacacagaagttaagtgatttgctcagggttataaagctagtaaatgtttgagaccaaattgaactcaagacttcctgatttcaaacctaGTGCTCTACCCACAACCACCCCCAACTGCCTCaagaagatgaggagaaaattagaaataaagcTCCGTAGTTTAACATCAGAGATATAAACCCATACTCGAGTAATCACtttaaagaaataggaagaaaagagtaTAGGGAAGGAAAAATAGGAGAGAATAAAGTGGAGGGGAACAAAGAACTAATTGTCATAGCTCTGAGTGTTTTTCAGATGAATTCGCATATTAAAGAAGGGAGATTAAAGAATTAATtaggaaacaattttaaaaaaaatccctttccaGTACATGTACTTGAAACAAAAAGACTTATATAAGGTTGAAATGAAGGTTTGGATCAAAATGCATTATATCTCAGATGAACAAAGAAAAGCAGGGCTATCCATTATAATTTTAGGAAAGGCAacattaaaatagattttattaagAGATAAATCAGTAAACTccaatttttgaaaattaaaatgaatttatttcgATACTCAGTATATATTCATCCAATGGCATATTTTctaaatccttaaagaaaatctAAACGTatcatagaggagaaaaaaaaaaacaatgaaattataataatgaaggaatctcaaattttttttcctatcaactCTATATAAATCTAACTAGAAATACATAATTAGTTGAAAAAACTATTTGGCACTGTTTTaacaagcaaaagagaaagagcaatcaGTGGACC from Trichosurus vulpecula isolate mTriVul1 chromosome 8, mTriVul1.pri, whole genome shotgun sequence harbors:
- the LOC118859092 gene encoding olfactory receptor 13A1-like, with product MASNNHSGVTEFILQSFSENPHVQMLLFSLFLGLLLVALTGNSLIITVICLNPSLHTPMYFFLINLALLDIVSTCTVVPKLLQNLVSKNTISYGGCMAQIYFLTWCLVAELLLFTAMAYDRYAAICQPLHYSTIMSKTACCLIASAVWAISAINITIQITMTIRLSFCGPNAIDDFFCEITPLFPLSCTSTDVNSAMIFAADMFFAIFTYLLILVSYGFIISSILKIQTKEGKKKAFSTCSSHLIVVTMYCCTILYIYILPAFGQSLKKGKIAALFYTTVAPALNPLIYSLRNKDVKIALKKLCPFLRK